One window of Hylemonella gracilis genomic DNA carries:
- the urtD gene encoding urea ABC transporter ATP-binding protein UrtD, which produces MSNTDFALAVEDLTVSFDGFKAIDNLTLYVDKNELRVIIGPNGAGKTTLLDLICGKTKASGGSIKFKNEELTALDEHIRVRRGIGRKFQTPSIYENLSVFQNLEVSFPSGRSVFGALGFKCTDEVKARVQVVAEEIGLAEVLDKEAGLLSHGQKQWLEIGMLLMQEPELLMLDEPIAGMSARERELTADLLKRICKNRSVIVIEHDMEFVKQIAHKVTVMHQGKILAEGSMETVQADPKVIDVYLGH; this is translated from the coding sequence ATGAGCAACACCGACTTCGCCCTGGCCGTGGAGGACCTCACGGTCTCCTTCGACGGCTTCAAGGCCATCGACAACCTCACGCTCTACGTCGACAAGAACGAGCTGCGCGTGATCATCGGCCCCAACGGCGCGGGCAAGACCACGCTGCTGGACCTGATCTGCGGCAAGACCAAGGCCAGCGGCGGCAGCATCAAGTTCAAGAACGAGGAACTCACCGCACTGGACGAGCACATCCGCGTGCGCCGCGGCATCGGCCGCAAGTTCCAGACGCCCTCAATCTACGAAAACCTCAGCGTGTTCCAGAACCTTGAGGTCTCCTTCCCCTCGGGACGCTCGGTGTTCGGCGCGCTGGGCTTCAAGTGCACCGACGAGGTGAAGGCCCGCGTGCAGGTCGTGGCCGAGGAGATCGGCCTGGCCGAGGTGCTGGACAAGGAAGCCGGCCTGCTTTCCCACGGCCAGAAGCAGTGGCTGGAGATCGGCATGCTGCTGATGCAGGAACCCGAGTTGCTGATGCTGGACGAACCCATCGCCGGCATGAGCGCGCGCGAGCGCGAACTCACGGCCGACCTGCTCAAGCGCATCTGCAAGAACCGCTCGGTGATCGTCATCGAGCACGACATGGAGTTCGTCAAGCAGATCGCGCACAAGGTCACGGTCATGCACCAGGGAAAGATCCTCGCCGAGGGTTCCATGGAAACCGTGCAGGCCGACCCCAAGGTGATCGACGTTTATCTGGGCCATTGA
- the urtB gene encoding urea ABC transporter permease subunit UrtB translates to MEFSEILNITLMQGFAGLSLFSVLLLMGLGLAIIFGQMGVINMAHGEFMTIGAYTVFLLSTLTEKFAPDLVPFYFPVSIIVAFLLAFVAGWLVEWGLIRFLYKRPLDTLLATWGLSLAVQQVFRSAIGPKEVSPTLPEWLMGSWAPHEGLDIPINGLFVLALTALVTGGVLIALYKSRWGLRVRATVSNRTMANAIGINTSRTDRLTFAIGCGIAGVAGAAFTTIGSTGPTSGSLYIVDSFLVVTFGGAASLLGTVASAFGIAQTQSIGEFFITGSMAKVLTLSLIVVILMIRPQGLFASKVRR, encoded by the coding sequence ATGGAATTCTCGGAAATACTCAACATCACCCTCATGCAGGGCTTCGCGGGGCTGAGCCTGTTCTCGGTGCTGCTGCTGATGGGCCTGGGTCTGGCCATCATCTTCGGCCAGATGGGCGTGATCAACATGGCGCATGGCGAATTCATGACCATCGGCGCCTACACCGTCTTCCTCCTGTCCACGCTGACGGAGAAGTTCGCGCCAGACCTCGTGCCCTTCTATTTCCCCGTGTCCATCATCGTGGCCTTTCTGCTGGCCTTCGTCGCGGGCTGGCTGGTGGAATGGGGCCTGATCCGCTTTCTCTACAAACGTCCGCTGGACACCCTGCTGGCCACCTGGGGTCTGAGTCTGGCGGTCCAGCAAGTGTTCCGCTCGGCCATCGGCCCCAAGGAAGTCAGCCCCACGCTGCCCGAGTGGCTGATGGGTTCCTGGGCCCCGCATGAAGGTCTGGACATCCCGATCAACGGCCTGTTCGTGCTGGCACTCACCGCCCTGGTGACGGGCGGCGTGCTGATTGCGCTGTACAAGAGCCGTTGGGGCCTGCGGGTGCGCGCCACGGTGAGCAACCGCACCATGGCCAATGCCATCGGCATCAACACCAGCCGGACCGATCGGCTCACCTTCGCCATCGGCTGCGGCATCGCTGGCGTGGCGGGCGCGGCCTTCACCACCATTGGCTCCACGGGTCCAACCAGCGGTTCGCTCTACATCGTCGACTCCTTCCTCGTCGTGACCTTCGGCGGCGCGGCCAGCCTGCTGGGCACCGTGGCCTCGGCCTTCGGCATCGCGCAGACGCAGTCCATCGGCGAGTTCTTCATCACCGGCTCCATGGCCAAGGTGCTCACGCTCTCGCTCATCGTCGTGATTCTCATGATCCGCCCGCAAGGCCTGTTCGCCAGCAAGGTCCGGCGCTGA
- the urtE gene encoding urea ABC transporter ATP-binding subunit UrtE, with amino-acid sequence MLKVTDMYTAYGQSEALHGISFEGNKNETVAIMGRNGMGKTTLFKSLMGVLPLKSGHIEVDGQDVSKDESYRRVAKGIAYVPQGRMIFPTLTVEENIQTGLENAKVRRIPEEIYALFPVLWDMRRRKGGNLSGGQQQQLAIARALVTDPKVLLLDEPTEGIQPSIIKDIAKALNEIRKLREITIVVSEQVLSFAMDVADRLFVIEGGRLVHETLRAQTDVQRIKSYLSV; translated from the coding sequence ATGCTCAAAGTCACCGACATGTACACGGCCTACGGCCAGAGCGAGGCGCTGCACGGCATCTCTTTCGAGGGGAACAAGAATGAGACGGTCGCCATCATGGGCCGCAACGGCATGGGCAAGACCACGCTGTTCAAGAGCCTGATGGGCGTGCTGCCGCTCAAGTCCGGTCACATCGAGGTCGATGGCCAGGATGTCTCGAAGGACGAAAGCTACCGCCGCGTTGCCAAGGGCATCGCCTACGTGCCCCAGGGCCGCATGATCTTCCCCACGCTGACGGTGGAGGAAAACATCCAGACCGGTCTGGAGAACGCCAAGGTCCGGCGCATCCCCGAAGAGATCTACGCGCTCTTTCCCGTGCTCTGGGACATGCGCCGACGCAAGGGCGGCAACCTCTCGGGCGGCCAGCAGCAGCAGTTGGCCATCGCGCGCGCGCTGGTGACCGACCCCAAGGTGCTGCTGCTCGATGAGCCCACCGAGGGCATCCAGCCTTCGATCATCAAGGACATCGCCAAGGCGCTGAACGAGATCCGCAAGCTGCGCGAGATCACCATCGTCGTGTCCGAGCAGGTGCTGTCCTTCGCGATGGACGTGGCCGACCGCCTCTTCGTCATCGAAGGCGGCCGCCTGGTGCACGAGACCCTGCGCGCGCAGACCGATGTGCAACGCATCAAGTCCTACCTCTCCGTCTGA
- a CDS encoding hybrid sensor histidine kinase/response regulator, translated as MNTARQRIFPIRRDYNSWVANETLEDYALRYTPRGARKWSEWRVANTAFGGMSFLALEAIGGAIALSYGFGNALWAILVMGLITFLTGLPISVYAARHGLDMDLLTRGAGFGYLGSTVTSLIYASFTFIFFALEAAIMALVLEMAFGWPLVWCYVLSSLVIIPLVLYGITFISRLQTWTQPVWIVLLLWPFAWFALEQPQLYRDFTGLSGLTSGSSEFEPLMFGAAATVAFSLIVQVGEQVDYLRFMPERTRTNRWRWWGCVLLAGPGWIVMGMLKMLAGAFLAFVALQYGASPGQAAEPTQMFLVGYMRAVDSPTLALWLTVVFVIISQVKINVTNAYAGSLAWSNFFARITRSHPGRVVWLVFNVIIAMLLMTLGVFGALEHVLGLYANVAIAWVGALVADLVISKPLGLSPPGVEFRRAYLYDLNPVGLGAMLLAAALACVAYAGLLGVWAEAFAPFIALFTAMLTAPLLAWATRGRYYLARQDPSPWKPGELVRCSVCDNHFESADMAHCPAYGSPICSLCCSLESRCHDRCKTEARAADQVSRALAWVLPAGLNNRFNFRVAQYFAVFLGLSALMGFLLGVVYVQESLQGAAHAEALRLPFIKAFSLMAVLAAVCAWWVVLANESRRMAHDESERQTQLLQKEIDAHQRTDEALQSAKEAAESASQAKTRYVAGMTHELRTPLNSILGYAQILLRGNTLKGGAREAVTTIQQSGQHMHALIDGLLDLARIEAGRLRLDPAPLPFQEFLSELARMVQPQAEGKGLAFRLETLGRVPAWVRADAKRLRQILINLLANAVRFTDRGRIVFRVDCRHEVLRFEVEDTGIGIAPQDQERIFMPFERGSAGRRSSESGTGLGLAITHLLTELMGGELLLQSEVGRGSIFSVRLYLREIEPPARPAVNALRPIAGYLDPRRTLLVVDDQPVQRQLLASLLLPLGFVVREAASGREALEIVQQRLPDAVLLDINMDDLNGWQTAQLMRDVAPTLPILLVSADPFENRPELLAAVGARGFVNKPVIESELLDLLARMLQLEWVHEVQRVDAPPLTSLGVAGVLPLPQELRERLIALARQGNASGLRSLLRGRAEQAPALAETLQVLVAYVDRFDFPALIARLRETEDASPA; from the coding sequence ATGAATACCGCCCGGCAGCGCATCTTCCCGATCCGCCGCGACTACAACTCCTGGGTTGCCAACGAGACCCTGGAGGACTACGCCCTGCGTTACACGCCGCGCGGTGCACGCAAATGGAGCGAATGGCGCGTGGCCAACACCGCCTTCGGCGGCATGTCTTTCCTGGCGCTGGAGGCCATCGGCGGCGCCATCGCGCTGAGTTACGGTTTCGGCAATGCGCTCTGGGCCATCCTGGTGATGGGGCTGATCACCTTTCTCACGGGCCTGCCGATCTCGGTCTACGCCGCACGTCACGGCCTGGACATGGACCTGCTCACGCGGGGCGCGGGTTTCGGCTACCTGGGTTCCACCGTCACCTCGCTGATCTACGCCAGCTTCACCTTCATCTTCTTCGCGCTGGAGGCGGCCATCATGGCGCTGGTCCTGGAGATGGCCTTCGGCTGGCCGCTGGTGTGGTGCTACGTGTTGTCCTCGCTGGTCATCATTCCGCTGGTCCTCTACGGCATCACCTTCATCTCGCGCCTGCAGACCTGGACGCAGCCGGTGTGGATCGTGCTGCTGCTCTGGCCCTTTGCCTGGTTCGCGCTCGAGCAGCCTCAGCTCTACCGCGATTTCACTGGCCTGTCGGGGCTCACCTCGGGCAGCAGCGAGTTCGAGCCGCTGATGTTCGGCGCCGCTGCCACCGTGGCGTTCTCGCTCATCGTGCAGGTGGGTGAACAGGTGGACTACTTGCGTTTCATGCCCGAACGCACGCGCACCAACCGCTGGCGCTGGTGGGGCTGCGTGCTGCTGGCCGGGCCGGGCTGGATCGTCATGGGCATGCTCAAGATGCTGGCCGGCGCCTTCCTGGCCTTCGTGGCCCTGCAGTACGGCGCGTCGCCCGGCCAGGCGGCCGAACCCACGCAGATGTTCCTAGTGGGTTACATGCGAGCGGTCGACAGCCCGACGCTGGCTTTGTGGCTGACGGTGGTCTTCGTCATCATCTCCCAGGTCAAGATCAACGTGACCAACGCCTACGCGGGCTCGCTGGCCTGGAGCAATTTCTTCGCGCGCATCACGCGCAGCCATCCGGGGCGCGTGGTCTGGCTGGTATTCAACGTCATCATCGCCATGCTGCTGATGACGCTGGGCGTGTTCGGCGCGCTCGAACACGTGCTGGGTCTGTATGCCAATGTGGCGATCGCCTGGGTTGGTGCCCTGGTGGCCGATCTGGTGATCAGCAAGCCGCTGGGTCTCAGTCCGCCCGGCGTGGAGTTTCGGCGTGCCTACCTCTACGACCTCAACCCCGTGGGCCTGGGCGCCATGCTGCTGGCCGCAGCACTGGCCTGCGTGGCCTACGCGGGTTTGCTGGGTGTCTGGGCCGAAGCCTTCGCGCCCTTCATCGCGCTGTTCACGGCCATGCTCACCGCGCCGCTGCTGGCCTGGGCCACGCGGGGGCGGTATTACCTCGCGCGCCAGGATCCTTCGCCGTGGAAGCCGGGCGAGCTCGTGCGTTGCAGTGTCTGCGACAACCACTTCGAGAGTGCCGACATGGCGCATTGCCCGGCCTACGGTTCACCCATCTGCTCCTTGTGTTGCTCGCTCGAATCGCGTTGCCATGACCGCTGCAAGACCGAGGCGCGCGCGGCCGACCAGGTGAGCCGGGCACTGGCCTGGGTGTTGCCAGCCGGGCTGAACAACCGGTTCAATTTTCGCGTCGCGCAGTACTTCGCGGTCTTTCTGGGTCTGTCCGCGCTCATGGGATTTTTGTTGGGCGTCGTTTATGTGCAGGAAAGCCTGCAGGGCGCGGCGCATGCCGAGGCCCTGAGGTTGCCCTTCATCAAGGCCTTCTCGTTGATGGCGGTGCTGGCCGCCGTCTGCGCCTGGTGGGTGGTGCTGGCCAACGAGAGCCGGCGCATGGCGCACGACGAGTCCGAGCGGCAGACCCAGTTGTTGCAGAAGGAAATCGACGCCCACCAGCGCACCGACGAGGCACTGCAGAGCGCCAAGGAGGCGGCCGAATCTGCCAGCCAGGCCAAGACCCGTTACGTGGCTGGCATGACGCACGAGTTGCGCACGCCGCTCAACAGCATCCTGGGCTACGCTCAGATCCTCCTGCGCGGCAACACGCTCAAGGGCGGCGCGCGCGAGGCCGTCACCACCATCCAGCAGAGTGGTCAGCACATGCACGCGCTGATCGACGGTCTGTTGGACCTGGCGCGCATCGAAGCCGGCCGCCTGCGGCTGGACCCGGCGCCCTTGCCCTTCCAGGAATTCCTGTCCGAACTCGCGCGCATGGTCCAACCCCAGGCCGAGGGCAAGGGCCTGGCCTTCCGGCTCGAAACCCTGGGGCGTGTGCCAGCCTGGGTGCGCGCCGACGCCAAGCGTTTGCGCCAGATCCTGATCAACCTGCTGGCCAACGCGGTACGTTTCACGGACCGGGGTCGCATCGTGTTCCGCGTCGACTGCCGGCACGAGGTGCTGCGCTTCGAGGTCGAGGACACGGGCATCGGCATCGCGCCGCAGGACCAGGAGCGCATCTTCATGCCCTTCGAGCGCGGCAGCGCGGGTCGGCGCTCCAGCGAATCCGGCACCGGTCTGGGTCTGGCCATCACCCACTTGCTGACCGAGCTGATGGGGGGCGAGCTGCTGCTGCAGAGCGAGGTCGGTCGGGGCAGCATCTTCAGCGTGCGCCTCTACCTGCGCGAGATCGAACCGCCGGCCCGCCCGGCCGTCAACGCCCTGCGACCCATCGCGGGTTACCTCGATCCACGCCGCACCCTGTTGGTGGTGGACGACCAGCCCGTGCAACGCCAACTGCTGGCCAGCCTGCTGCTGCCCCTGGGCTTCGTGGTGCGCGAGGCCGCCAGCGGCCGTGAAGCACTGGAGATCGTTCAACAGCGCCTGCCCGACGCGGTGCTGCTGGACATCAACATGGACGACCTCAACGGCTGGCAGACCGCGCAACTGATGCGCGACGTGGCACCGACCCTGCCCATCCTGCTGGTCTCGGCCGACCCCTTCGAGAACCGTCCCGAACTGCTGGCCGCGGTCGGCGCACGCGGTTTCGTGAACAAGCCGGTGATCGAGTCAGAGCTGCTGGACCTGCTGGCGCGCATGCTGCAGCTTGAATGGGTGCACGAGGTGCAGCGTGTCGACGCCCCGCCTCTCACGTCCCTGGGCGTCGCGGGCGTCTTGCCCCTGCCGCAGGAGCTGCGGGAGCGTCTGATCGCGCTGGCCCGTCAGGGCAACGCCAGCGGCCTGCGCAGCCTGCTGCGCGGACGCGCCGAGCAGGCACCGGCCCTGGCCGAGACCTTGCAAGTGCTGGTCGCCTACGTGGATCGGTTCGACTTTCCCGCCTTGATCGCCCGCTTGAGAGAGACCGAAGATGCCTCCCCTGCCTGA
- a CDS encoding response regulator transcription factor gives MPPLPESLVPLASQVSHVVLVVDDAPETLRMLCDALALEGYTVLVARDATEALERFEMGVPDAVLLDALMPGEDGFSLCRRLKAEPPWAHVPVIFMTGLAETEQILQGFACGGVDYVVKPLRIPEVLARLATHLRNAHVSRLAREAVDVAGLGVLLLDSQGRIAWRSPQATRWLQQIPALREGEAALRRWLLQLLDQGEALVTLPDGSQLQARHLGQGGPGERMVLLRQLPAAASGMVPRDPSQRRLSGAALTPRETEVLSWLAKGKTNRDIGDILGMSPRTVNKHLEHIFEKLGVETRTAAAAIANSLLLED, from the coding sequence ATGCCTCCCCTGCCTGAGTCCCTCGTCCCCCTTGCCTCGCAAGTCTCCCACGTGGTGCTGGTGGTAGACGACGCACCCGAGACCTTGCGCATGCTGTGCGACGCCCTGGCGCTGGAGGGCTACACCGTGCTGGTCGCGCGCGACGCCACCGAGGCGCTGGAGCGCTTCGAGATGGGCGTGCCTGACGCGGTGCTGCTGGATGCGCTGATGCCGGGCGAGGACGGTTTTTCCCTTTGCCGTCGACTCAAGGCCGAACCGCCGTGGGCCCATGTGCCTGTGATCTTCATGACCGGCCTGGCCGAGACCGAGCAGATCCTGCAGGGGTTTGCCTGCGGCGGCGTGGACTACGTGGTCAAGCCCTTGCGCATCCCCGAGGTGCTGGCCCGTCTGGCGACGCACCTGCGCAATGCCCATGTGAGCCGACTTGCGCGCGAGGCCGTGGATGTGGCCGGTCTGGGTGTGCTGCTGCTGGACAGCCAGGGCCGCATCGCCTGGCGTTCACCTCAGGCCACGCGTTGGTTGCAGCAGATTCCGGCGCTGCGCGAGGGCGAGGCCGCCTTGCGTCGCTGGCTGCTGCAACTGCTGGACCAGGGTGAGGCCCTCGTGACCTTGCCCGATGGCAGCCAGTTGCAGGCCCGCCACCTCGGTCAGGGGGGACCAGGCGAACGCATGGTGCTGTTGCGGCAACTGCCGGCTGCGGCCTCCGGAATGGTGCCGCGCGATCCGTCCCAGCGGCGCTTGAGCGGCGCGGCACTCACGCCGCGTGAGACGGAGGTGCTGTCCTGGCTGGCCAAGGGCAAGACCAACCGCGACATTGGCGACATCCTGGGCATGAGCCCGCGCACGGTCAACAAGCACCTGGAGCACATTTTCGAGAAACTGGGCGTGGAGACCCGAACGGCCGCGGCCGCCATTGCCAACAGCCTGCTCTTGGAAGACTGA
- the urtA gene encoding urea ABC transporter substrate-binding protein: MKKSSVPTPPQAPGLQRRQLLQGLGALSIAGLPALGHAAAPPTAAVNTTKLAVTDTEVVVGQLHSSSGTMAISETGSIQAEQLAIDQINAMGGILGRKIKVIKEDGASDWPTFAEKSKKLLVNDHVAAVFGCWTSASRKAVLPIFEKENGLLYYPTFYEGLEQSKNVIYTGQEATQQIIYGLDWGAKEKKAKTFFLVGSDYIWPRTSMKIARKHIESVGKLGKVVGEEYYPLGNTNFNSLINKIKVAKPDCIFAAVVGGSNVAFYKQLKAAGITGAKQFLLTLSVTEDEMTGVGGENFEGFYSSMKYFQTLDNENNKKFVAAFKAKYGKDAVIGDVTQAGYLGPWLWKAAVEKAGSFDVDKVVAASPGIELKTAPEGYVKLHENHHLWSKSRIAIGNKDGTFKVVSESPKLIEPDPFPKGYQ, encoded by the coding sequence ATGAAAAAATCGTCCGTCCCCACCCCGCCGCAGGCCCCCGGCCTGCAGCGCCGCCAGTTGCTGCAGGGCCTGGGGGCCCTGTCCATCGCCGGCCTGCCCGCGCTCGGCCACGCCGCAGCGCCGCCCACCGCGGCCGTCAACACGACCAAGCTGGCCGTCACCGACACCGAAGTCGTCGTGGGGCAGCTGCACTCGTCGTCCGGCACCATGGCCATCTCCGAAACCGGCTCCATCCAGGCCGAACAGTTGGCGATCGACCAGATCAATGCCATGGGCGGCATCCTGGGCCGCAAGATCAAGGTGATCAAAGAAGACGGCGCCTCTGACTGGCCGACCTTCGCCGAGAAGTCCAAGAAGCTGCTGGTCAACGACCACGTGGCCGCCGTCTTCGGCTGCTGGACCAGCGCCTCGCGCAAGGCCGTGCTGCCCATCTTCGAGAAGGAGAACGGCCTGCTCTACTACCCGACGTTCTACGAGGGCCTCGAGCAGTCCAAGAACGTGATCTACACCGGCCAGGAAGCCACGCAGCAGATCATCTACGGCCTGGACTGGGGCGCCAAGGAGAAGAAGGCCAAGACCTTCTTCCTGGTCGGCTCGGACTACATCTGGCCCCGCACCTCGATGAAGATCGCGCGCAAGCACATCGAGTCCGTGGGCAAGCTGGGCAAGGTGGTGGGCGAGGAGTACTACCCGCTGGGCAACACCAACTTCAACTCCCTGATCAACAAGATCAAGGTCGCCAAGCCGGACTGCATCTTCGCCGCGGTGGTGGGTGGCTCCAACGTGGCCTTCTACAAGCAGCTCAAGGCCGCAGGCATCACCGGCGCCAAGCAATTCCTGCTCACCCTGTCGGTGACCGAGGACGAGATGACCGGCGTGGGCGGCGAGAACTTCGAAGGCTTCTACAGCTCGATGAAGTACTTCCAGACCCTGGACAACGAGAACAACAAGAAGTTTGTCGCCGCCTTCAAGGCCAAGTACGGCAAGGACGCGGTGATCGGTGACGTGACCCAGGCCGGTTACCTGGGCCCCTGGCTGTGGAAGGCCGCCGTCGAGAAGGCCGGCAGCTTCGACGTAGACAAGGTCGTGGCCGCTTCGCCCGGCATCGAGCTCAAGACCGCGCCGGAAGGCTACGTGAAGCTGCACGAGAACCACCACCTGTGGAGCAAGTCGCGCATCGCCATCGGCAACAAGGACGGCACCTTCAAGGTGGTGTCCGAGTCGCCCAAGCTGATCGAACCCGATCCCTTCCCCAAGGGTTACCAGTAA
- the fmdA gene encoding formamidase, whose protein sequence is MADTLIKVDLKQPAPSNPLVHNRWHPDIPIAVWVNPGEDFVLETYDWTGGYIKNNDSADDVRDIDLSTVHYLSGPVGVKGAQPGDLLVVDLLDIGAKQDSLWGFNGFFSKKNGGGFLTDHFPLAQKSIWDINGMFTKSRHVPGVEYAGLIHPGLIGCLPDKKMLDEWNQREQALIDTDPTRVPGLANPPFAGTAHLGKLTGDAAKKVAAEGARTVPPREHGGNCDIKDLSRGSKIYFPVYVDGAGLSVGDLHFSQGDGEITFCGAIEMAGWVHMRVSLIKGGMAKYGIKNPIFKPSPITPNYKDYLIFEGISVDEAGKQHYLDVTIAYRQACLNAIEYLKKFGYSGAQAYSILGTAPVQGHVSGVVDVPNACATLWLPTEIFDFDINPTAAGPVKFIDGSIQMPISPDVK, encoded by the coding sequence ATGGCTGACACTCTGATCAAGGTCGATCTCAAGCAACCCGCACCCAGCAATCCGCTGGTGCACAACCGCTGGCACCCGGACATCCCGATCGCGGTCTGGGTCAACCCTGGCGAGGATTTCGTGCTGGAAACCTACGACTGGACCGGCGGCTACATCAAGAACAACGACAGCGCCGACGATGTGCGCGACATCGACCTTTCCACCGTGCACTACCTCTCCGGCCCCGTAGGCGTCAAGGGCGCGCAGCCCGGTGACCTGCTGGTGGTGGACCTGCTGGACATCGGCGCCAAGCAGGACAGCCTCTGGGGCTTCAACGGCTTCTTCAGCAAGAAGAACGGCGGCGGTTTTCTGACCGACCACTTCCCGCTGGCGCAAAAGTCGATCTGGGACATCAACGGCATGTTCACCAAGAGCCGCCACGTGCCCGGCGTGGAATACGCCGGCCTGATCCACCCCGGCCTGATCGGTTGCCTGCCCGACAAGAAGATGCTGGACGAATGGAACCAGCGCGAGCAGGCCCTGATCGACACCGACCCCACGCGCGTGCCCGGCCTGGCCAACCCGCCCTTCGCCGGCACTGCCCATCTGGGAAAACTCACGGGTGACGCCGCCAAGAAGGTGGCCGCCGAAGGTGCGCGCACCGTGCCACCGCGCGAACACGGTGGCAACTGCGACATCAAGGACTTGTCGCGCGGCTCCAAGATCTACTTCCCGGTCTACGTGGACGGCGCGGGCCTCTCGGTGGGCGATCTGCACTTCAGCCAGGGCGACGGGGAGATCACCTTCTGCGGCGCCATCGAGATGGCGGGCTGGGTGCACATGCGCGTCAGCCTCATCAAGGGGGGCATGGCCAAGTACGGCATCAAGAACCCCATCTTCAAGCCGAGCCCCATCACACCCAACTACAAGGACTATCTGATCTTCGAAGGCATCTCGGTCGACGAGGCGGGCAAGCAGCACTACCTGGACGTGACCATCGCCTACCGCCAGGCTTGCCTGAACGCCATCGAGTACCTCAAGAAGTTCGGCTACAGCGGCGCCCAGGCCTACTCCATCCTGGGCACGGCGCCGGTGCAAGGCCACGTGAGCGGCGTGGTGGACGTGCCCAATGCCTGCGCCACGCTCTGGCTGCCCACCGAAATCTTCGACTTCGACATC
- the urtC gene encoding urea ABC transporter permease subunit UrtC: MKQFTAWLASKGLGKVFILALVLLVLFPLTFDIFRLNLVGKYLSYGFVALGLVMLWGYGGVLSLGQGVFFGLGGYAMAMFLKLEASDPVSTKIQSTPGIPDFMDWNQLTALPLWWEPFKHLPFALVAVVLIPTILAFVIGYAMFKRRVGGVYFAIITQAVALILTVLIVGQQGYTGGINGMTDLKTLMGWDIRTDGAKYLLYYLCALLLLGTILLCLWIQKSKLGTLLLAMRDKEDRVRFSGYDVAMFKVFVFCLAAALSGIGGALFTLQVGFMSPSFVGIVPSIEMVIYAAVGGRMSLVGAVYGTLLVNFGKTYFSETFPDLWLFLMAALFIGVTMAFPEGLAGLWAQKVVPWWRRKQAERLAIRAAVRRDASSPASADGAPKPPTSRGGGPAAANSLSGQRA, translated from the coding sequence ATGAAGCAATTCACCGCGTGGCTCGCCAGCAAGGGCCTGGGCAAGGTGTTCATCCTGGCCCTGGTGCTGCTGGTGCTCTTTCCCCTGACCTTCGACATCTTCCGCCTCAACCTCGTGGGCAAGTACCTGAGCTATGGCTTCGTGGCGCTCGGCTTGGTCATGCTCTGGGGCTATGGCGGCGTGCTCAGCCTGGGCCAGGGCGTGTTCTTCGGCCTGGGCGGCTACGCCATGGCCATGTTCCTCAAGCTGGAGGCCAGCGACCCGGTCAGCACCAAGATCCAGTCCACGCCCGGCATCCCCGACTTCATGGACTGGAACCAGCTCACCGCCCTGCCGCTGTGGTGGGAGCCCTTCAAGCACCTGCCCTTCGCGCTGGTCGCGGTGGTGCTGATCCCGACCATCCTGGCCTTCGTCATCGGTTACGCCATGTTCAAGCGTCGCGTGGGCGGTGTGTACTTCGCCATCATCACCCAGGCGGTGGCGCTGATCCTGACCGTGCTCATCGTTGGCCAGCAGGGCTACACCGGCGGCATCAACGGCATGACCGACCTCAAGACCCTGATGGGCTGGGACATCCGCACCGACGGCGCGAAGTACCTCCTGTACTACCTCTGCGCCTTGCTGCTGCTGGGCACCATCCTGCTCTGCCTCTGGATCCAGAAAAGCAAGCTCGGCACCCTGTTGCTGGCCATGCGCGACAAGGAAGACCGGGTGCGCTTCTCGGGCTACGACGTGGCCATGTTCAAGGTCTTCGTCTTTTGCCTGGCCGCCGCGCTATCGGGCATCGGCGGCGCGTTGTTCACGCTGCAGGTGGGCTTCATGTCGCCCTCCTTCGTGGGCATCGTGCCTTCGATCGAGATGGTGATCTACGCGGCGGTGGGCGGGCGCATGAGCCTGGTCGGCGCGGTCTATGGCACGCTGCTGGTGAACTTCGGCAAGACCTACTTTTCCGAAACCTTTCCCGACCTTTGGCTCTTCCTGATGGCCGCGCTCTTCATCGGCGTGACCATGGCATTCCCGGAAGGCCTGGCCGGCCTGTGGGCCCAGAAGGTCGTGCCGTGGTGGCGCCGCAAGCAGGCCGAGCGACTCGCCATCCGCGCCGCCGTGCGCCGGGACGCCAGCAGCCCAGCCTCCGCCGACGGGGCGCCTAAACCACCCACGAGTCGCGGGGGCGGCCCCGCTGCCGCGAACTCCCTCAGCGGCCAGCGCGCCTGA